The Streptomyces sp. NBC_00775 genome includes the window GGTGGTCTTCCAAGACCCCTATTCCTCACTCAACCCGGCCCGCACCATCGGACAGACCCTGGCCGAGCCGCTGATGGCGCACGGCGGGACCGACCGTAAAGGCGTCGCCCAGCGCATCGCGACGATGCTCGAGCGGGTGGGCCTGCCGCCCGACACCGCACAGCGCTTTCCCGGGCAGTTCTCGGGCGGTCAGCGCCAGCGGATCGCCATCGCCCGCGCGCTCATGCTCCATCCACGCCTGGTGCTCTGCGACGAGCCGGTCAGCGCCCTCGACCTGTCGATCCAGGCGCAAGTGATGAACCTGCTGGCCGAACTGCAGCAGGAACTCTCTCTCAGCTATCTGTTCATCGCCCATGACCTGCCGGTGGTGCGCCATCTGTCGCATCGCATCGTCGTGCTCTACCGCGGTCAGGTCATGGAATCCGGGCCCGCCGGCGCAGTGTACGACGATCCCGCGCACCCCTACACCCAAATGCTGCTCGAGGCAGTGCCCGAGCCCGACCCCCGCATCCAGCGGGTTCGCCGGTCAGCACGAGAGGCCAAACGGGTCTCGGGCGTTCCGGCCGACACAGGATGCGCCTTCGCCCACCGCTGCGCGCATGCCGTCGACCTGTGTCACCGCGAACGCCCGGACCTGCAGCCCTTCTCCGAGGGGCGGGGCAACGGCACCGGAGACGGCCGCGCCGTCGCCTGCCATCGCTCGGCGGAACTCCACGGGCTGCCGATGCCCCGACGAACCAACACCCAGGAACTCGAGTCCGCCCCCAGCGGCCCGGTACGTAAGGAAGCACCATGCGCAGACAGCGAATAACCGCGGGACTGGCGGCGTTCGCCGCGCTCGCGGCGGCGGCCACCGCGTGCAGCGGTTCGAGTTCCTCCAGCCCCCCAAGCGGCGCTCACGGAGGCACGCTCACCGTCGTCTCGGCCGGCGCGCCCGCGAGCCTCCACCCCGCCAAGGCGAATGTCGGCTCGGACAACTGGTTCATCAACCTCGCCTACGACACGCTGCTCCGGCAGGGCCCCGGCGGCAAGACCCAGGCGGGCCTGGCGACGAAGTGGGGATACGTCGGTAGCGGCAACAAGGTCTTCGACGTCACCCTGCGCGACGGCCTCACCTTCGCCGACGGCACCCCGCTGGACGCCAAGGCCATCGCGGCTTCCCTCAACTACACCCGCAAGAATGGCCTCAACGTCTCATGGACCTCGGCCATCAGCTCGGTCTCCGTCACCGGACCCCGGACCGTGCGCATCCGATGCTCCAGCCCGAACCCGATCCTGCCCCAACTCCTTACCCAGGTACTCATGATCGGCTCCGCCATCAGCCCCAAGGGACTGGCCTCACCGGGCGCGATGGGCACCAAGTCCTTCGGAGCGGGCCCCTACATCCTCGACACGGCCCACACCGCCACGGGCGACCACTACACCTACACGCCCAACCCCCACTACTGGGACAAGAAGAAGATCCACTGGAAGAAGGTGGTCATCAAGGTCGTCGCCAACCCCAACTCGGCACTCCAGGCCGTCAAGACGGGACAGG containing:
- a CDS encoding ABC transporter ATP-binding protein, whose product is MTQPPLLDISQLVVQFRQGRRTQPFRAVDGVSLTIAEGETVGLVGESGSGKSTLGRAVLGLNQVHSGRIQFEGRDITRASTRDRRALSARLQVVFQDPYSSLNPARTIGQTLAEPLMAHGGTDRKGVAQRIATMLERVGLPPDTAQRFPGQFSGGQRQRIAIARALMLHPRLVLCDEPVSALDLSIQAQVMNLLAELQQELSLSYLFIAHDLPVVRHLSHRIVVLYRGQVMESGPAGAVYDDPAHPYTQMLLEAVPEPDPRIQRVRRSAREAKRVSGVPADTGCAFAHRCAHAVDLCHRERPDLQPFSEGRGNGTGDGRAVACHRSAELHGLPMPRRTNTQELESAPSGPVRKEAPCADSE